In one Nicotiana sylvestris chromosome 8, ASM39365v2, whole genome shotgun sequence genomic region, the following are encoded:
- the LOC138875654 gene encoding uncharacterized protein, translated as MLRKDAETSWTEDCQKAFDKIKEYLSTPPVLVPPEPGQPLILYLSILDGDFGCVFGQHDETGRKEQAIYYLSKNSEVEALLLCLYYIPHIKDGPSRGHVPETHVDWKVGQVAVKGQALADHLVGNPVGEAYEHLKTYFLDEKVSFVEEDIIEAYDEWEMFFDGVANFKGVGIGAVLVQGEWATKNSKILPYLHHV; from the exons atgttgaggaaggATGCTGAGacaagctggacagaggattgtcagaaagcctttgacaagatcaaggaatacctgtccacaccaccagtgttggtcccgccagagccaggacaACCTTTGATACTTTATCTATCTATATTGGATGGAGACTTCGGATGTGTTTttggacaacatgacgagactggaagaaaggagcaggccatatattacttgagtaagaa ctcagaagttgaggcactacttctgtgcctatactatatacctcatatcaaggatggacccTCTAGAGGACATGTTCCAGAAACCCATGTTGACTGGAAAGTTGGCCAAGTG gcggtcaagggacaagcattggcagatcaccttgttgGAAATCCGGTGGGAGAAGCATACGAGcatttgaaaacatattttcttgaTGAAAAAGTGTCATTCGTAGAGGAAGACATTATCGAAGCATATGACGAATGggagatgttctttgacggagttgcaaattttaaaggagtgggcattggagcagttttg gtacaaggagagtgggccactaagaattccaagatattgccgtATCTGCACCATGtttag